A stretch of the Parabacteroides timonensis genome encodes the following:
- a CDS encoding TonB-dependent receptor, translating to MKTIYNVKTLCVVALLGTAATVNAQEDTSKKQNLDREMTLEREYDPSVQDASKVNTLPVIKEPVVKKMPIDYANFTVPADPTKEISLLPSGSIMTDIQYNKRRGYFNFGAGTYLNLNGDLGYHILSTDKDQLNIWFSHRSTNGKVKYLQIDEKVKAKLNDNMGGLNFKHNFDKLALKMGIKYGYSGFNYYGIPVDLDPASSVAPDLVSDVETNQVAQTVKANVGVESKEDAPVGYLLDLGYTNFSYKYATGKPLDGPTEGTFNLNFGLNAGFGGNQRVGLDGNFQYFNYSLPNEMKIPDGEKAGYSYYFDNFAAATLSPYYKVEGDNWHVKLGVNAMFFSGEHKEFMASPNISADVEVADKTVLYLNANGKLKSNSMYDLFQVNRYTSPVSRITPSRNWLDGILGIKSGVAPGFWFDIFGGYRITSDDYFFIPSLNNTKDHFGNFSDPLNLVDSKQLFVGANLKYSYQQLFEISLKGVYNNWNVEYSKDRKNGFMNLKEPEAYGMPEMEITAGVTVRPIKNLSASLDYYLATGRKTTMDQINDNKMKNINELDLTGAYNFNDTFGLYLKLNNVLFQKYELYSGYPLQKFSAMIGVNINF from the coding sequence ATGAAGACTATATATAATGTAAAAACACTGTGTGTCGTTGCTCTATTGGGAACAGCAGCCACAGTCAATGCACAGGAAGATACTTCGAAGAAACAGAATCTGGACCGGGAAATGACGCTCGAACGCGAATATGATCCTTCGGTACAGGACGCAAGTAAAGTCAACACCCTGCCGGTCATCAAAGAGCCGGTAGTGAAAAAGATGCCGATCGACTACGCCAACTTTACAGTGCCAGCCGACCCGACCAAAGAGATCAGCCTGCTCCCTTCGGGTAGCATCATGACGGATATCCAGTACAACAAACGCCGTGGCTATTTTAACTTCGGTGCCGGAACTTATCTAAATCTGAATGGTGACCTGGGATATCATATCCTCAGCACAGACAAGGATCAGCTGAATATCTGGTTCTCACACCGCTCCACGAATGGAAAGGTGAAATATCTTCAGATAGATGAAAAGGTAAAAGCTAAACTGAACGATAATATGGGAGGTCTTAACTTCAAGCACAACTTTGATAAGCTGGCATTGAAGATGGGAATTAAATATGGTTATTCCGGATTTAATTATTACGGGATTCCAGTTGATTTAGATCCGGCCTCGAGTGTAGCTCCTGACTTAGTAAGCGATGTGGAAACCAACCAGGTAGCCCAAACGGTCAAAGCTAATGTAGGTGTTGAATCAAAAGAAGACGCGCCTGTCGGTTATCTGTTGGATTTAGGTTATACCAATTTCTCCTATAAATATGCTACTGGCAAACCTTTAGATGGACCGACAGAAGGAACATTCAATCTTAATTTTGGATTAAATGCAGGTTTCGGAGGCAACCAAAGAGTGGGATTAGATGGAAACTTCCAATACTTCAACTATAGCTTACCCAATGAAATGAAGATACCGGATGGAGAAAAAGCCGGGTACTCATATTACTTCGATAATTTTGCTGCTGCCACATTAAGTCCTTATTATAAGGTAGAAGGCGATAACTGGCATGTCAAACTAGGAGTAAACGCAATGTTCTTCAGCGGAGAACATAAAGAATTCATGGCATCTCCCAATATCTCAGCAGACGTTGAAGTGGCAGACAAAACCGTATTGTACCTGAATGCTAATGGAAAATTAAAATCAAACAGCATGTATGACTTGTTTCAGGTAAACCGTTATACATCTCCTGTATCCAGAATAACACCTTCACGCAACTGGTTAGATGGAATACTCGGGATTAAGAGCGGGGTAGCTCCAGGTTTCTGGTTTGATATTTTCGGAGGATATAGAATTACAAGTGATGATTATTTCTTTATCCCAAGCCTAAACAATACAAAAGATCATTTCGGAAATTTCAGTGACCCGTTAAACCTTGTGGACTCCAAACAATTATTTGTCGGAGCCAACCTGAAATACAGTTACCAGCAATTATTTGAAATATCTTTAAAAGGAGTTTACAATAACTGGAACGTTGAATACTCTAAAGATCGGAAAAATGGTTTTATGAACCTGAAAGAGCCGGAAGCATACGGTATGCCTGAAATGGAGATCACAGCCGGTGTAACTGTCAGACCGATCAAAAACTTGTCAGCATCATTGGATTACTATCTGGCCACAGGACGTAAAACAACGATGGATCAGATCAATGATAACAAAATGAAAAATATCAACGAGCTGGACCTGACCGGAGCATACAACTTTAACGATACTTTCGGCCTGTATCTGAAGTTGAACAATGTATTATTCCAGAAATACGAACTTTACAGCGGTTACCCGTTACAGAAGTTCAGTGCTATGATTGGAGTTAATATAAACTTCTAA
- a CDS encoding tetratricopeptide repeat protein, which translates to MKRILIPLCLVVGSHVASGQRSYQFEAPDRLFIEGKELFSLKNYPGCIDKLEAYKQHSKDADLIQEANYMIVYAAYEQGRPNADQLLKDYLEDYPASRHSDEVNFLIGSVHFGRGEYQKAIFWFNESNIDMLSLEQQETYSFRLAYSLLQTGEMDKARGYFARIQQVGTQYREAATYYVAYIDYATGKYNNALVEFSRLKEMPDYREQSLYYITQIYFIQNKYEKVIHEGEELLSSYPNSKNNSEIYRVVGNSYYHLGNQDKAINMLSKYVSSTDSPLRGDLYILGVCYYNKGNYNSAVNALSQTVREDDALSQNAYLYLGQSYLKLNDKNNARMAFEAAATSSFDKQIKETAMFNYALLIHETAFTGFGESVTIFEDFLNDFPNSQYADKVNDYLVEVYLTTKNYQAALNSINKINRPSTKILEAKQDILFQLGTQAFTNMKLGEAVDLFGQAINLGSYNMESRNDAYFWRGESYYRLGEYQKAISDYRTYLNNTRQRNTDMYALAHYNLGYCYFKLKEYGEAQNRFRQYVDLESNQNAPALADAYNRIGDCQYQNRQFAQAEENYSRAAQLQPSAGDYSVYQKGFLLGLQKDYKGKISMMDRLIRDYPESQYVDDALFEKGRSYVLLDNSSQAAQAFESLIQRFPQSSLARKAGIQLGLLYFNDNQPEKAAEAYKKVVSNYPGSEEARVALQDLKSVYIDLNDINAYANYVNSIGGNVRLEVGEQDSLTYIAAEKLFNRGNNEEARRSLINYLQTFPEGAFSSNANYYLGSIAFTKKEYDEALQRFKSVIDNGDTKFLEESVARTAEMQYLTQDFASALETFKRLQVIAENPENKQAARLGIMRCALQTGQQEEAQLAANELLKDPKLSPEVEAEARYIRAKAYIDHKQPAKALEDLKVLSKDTRTVHGAEAKYLLAQYFYDTKDDKNAEKVLEDFAKNGTPHQYWLARGFILWADIYIRQGDDLQARAYLNNLKNNYKGDDEIAGMIEDRLGKLKQ; encoded by the coding sequence ATGAAAAGAATACTTATTCCACTGTGCCTGGTGGTAGGAAGTCATGTGGCTAGCGGGCAACGGTCGTACCAATTTGAGGCACCGGACCGTTTGTTCATAGAAGGTAAAGAATTGTTTAGTTTAAAGAATTATCCGGGTTGTATCGATAAGCTGGAAGCTTATAAACAACATTCGAAAGATGCAGACCTGATCCAGGAAGCCAATTATATGATCGTATATGCGGCTTACGAACAGGGACGCCCCAATGCCGACCAACTATTAAAAGATTACCTGGAAGACTATCCGGCTTCACGCCACAGTGATGAGGTAAACTTCCTGATCGGTTCGGTTCATTTCGGACGTGGCGAATATCAGAAAGCTATTTTCTGGTTCAACGAATCGAATATCGACATGCTTAGTCTGGAACAACAGGAGACTTACAGCTTCCGCTTGGCCTACTCTCTGTTACAAACAGGAGAAATGGATAAGGCACGCGGATATTTTGCACGTATCCAGCAAGTCGGAACACAGTATCGTGAAGCAGCTACTTATTATGTAGCCTATATCGATTACGCTACCGGTAAATATAATAACGCACTGGTAGAATTCAGTCGTTTGAAAGAGATGCCGGACTATCGCGAACAGTCGTTATATTACATCACACAAATCTATTTTATACAGAATAAATACGAAAAAGTTATCCACGAAGGAGAAGAACTTCTCTCCTCCTACCCTAACAGTAAAAACAATAGCGAAATCTACCGTGTCGTAGGTAACTCCTATTATCACCTGGGAAATCAGGACAAGGCGATCAATATGTTAAGCAAATACGTATCGTCTACCGACAGTCCGCTAAGAGGCGACCTGTATATCCTCGGAGTGTGCTATTATAATAAAGGTAACTATAACAGTGCTGTCAATGCCCTGTCGCAGACGGTTCGTGAAGACGACGCGCTTTCACAAAATGCTTACCTCTATCTCGGACAAAGCTATCTGAAACTGAACGACAAGAACAACGCCCGTATGGCATTCGAAGCAGCAGCAACCTCTTCGTTCGACAAGCAAATCAAGGAAACGGCCATGTTTAACTACGCCCTCCTGATCCACGAAACAGCCTTTACCGGATTCGGCGAGTCGGTTACCATCTTCGAAGACTTCCTGAATGACTTCCCGAATTCCCAATACGCCGATAAGGTAAACGATTACCTGGTGGAAGTTTATCTGACAACAAAGAACTATCAGGCTGCCCTCAACTCCATCAATAAGATCAATCGTCCGAGTACAAAGATATTGGAAGCTAAACAGGATATCCTGTTCCAGCTCGGTACACAGGCATTTACCAATATGAAACTGGGTGAAGCGGTCGACCTGTTCGGCCAGGCTATCAATCTGGGTTCTTATAATATGGAGTCGCGCAACGATGCTTACTTCTGGCGTGGAGAGTCTTACTACCGTCTCGGAGAATACCAGAAAGCGATTTCAGATTACCGTACTTACCTGAACAATACCCGCCAGCGCAATACAGACATGTACGCACTGGCTCATTATAATCTGGGATACTGTTACTTTAAACTGAAAGAATACGGAGAAGCGCAAAATCGCTTCCGTCAGTATGTCGACCTGGAAAGTAACCAAAATGCTCCGGCTCTTGCAGATGCCTACAACCGTATCGGCGACTGTCAGTATCAGAACCGCCAGTTTGCACAAGCCGAAGAGAACTATTCTCGCGCTGCACAACTGCAACCTTCTGCCGGAGACTATTCAGTTTACCAGAAAGGATTCCTGTTGGGATTGCAGAAAGATTATAAAGGAAAGATCAGTATGATGGACCGCCTGATCCGCGACTATCCGGAATCACAATATGTAGACGATGCCCTTTTCGAAAAAGGACGTTCTTATGTATTACTGGATAACAGTTCACAGGCCGCCCAGGCTTTCGAATCATTAATTCAGCGATTCCCGCAAAGTAGCCTGGCACGTAAAGCCGGTATCCAGCTAGGTCTGCTTTACTTCAACGACAACCAGCCGGAGAAAGCAGCCGAAGCCTATAAAAAGGTGGTCAGCAACTATCCGGGAAGCGAAGAAGCAAGAGTAGCTCTGCAAGACTTAAAGTCTGTTTACATCGACCTGAACGATATCAATGCTTATGCCAATTATGTAAATTCTATAGGCGGCAACGTTCGTCTGGAAGTGGGAGAACAGGATTCACTGACTTATATTGCTGCCGAGAAACTATTCAACCGGGGTAATAACGAAGAAGCACGTCGCAGCCTGATCAATTATCTGCAGACATTCCCGGAAGGAGCATTCAGTTCGAATGCCAATTATTACCTAGGAAGCATTGCTTTTACAAAGAAAGAATATGATGAAGCCCTGCAACGCTTCAAATCGGTTATCGATAACGGCGATACTAAATTCCTTGAAGAATCGGTGGCACGTACGGCAGAAATGCAATATCTCACCCAGGATTTCGCTTCAGCACTGGAAACCTTCAAACGCTTGCAGGTAATCGCAGAGAATCCGGAAAACAAACAAGCAGCCCGCCTGGGTATCATGCGTTGCGCTTTACAAACCGGACAACAAGAAGAAGCACAACTCGCTGCCAACGAATTGCTGAAAGATCCGAAACTGTCTCCTGAGGTAGAAGCCGAAGCCCGCTATATCCGCGCTAAGGCTTATATCGACCATAAGCAGCCGGCGAAAGCGCTGGAAGACCTGAAAGTTCTTAGCAAAGATACCCGTACGGTTCACGGAGCCGAAGCCAAATATCTGTTGGCTCAATACTTCTACGATACTAAAGACGATAAGAATGCCGAAAAGGTTCTGGAAGATTTCGCCAAAAACGGTACACCTCACCAGTACTGGTTGGCACGTGGCTTTATCCTATGGGCTGATATTTATATCCGCCAGGGAGACGACCTGCAGGCTCGTGCTTATTTGAACAACCTGAAGAATAACTATAAGGGTGACGACGAAATTGCCGGCATGATAGAGGATAGATTAGGTAAACTAAAGCAATAA
- a CDS encoding SusD/RagB family nutrient-binding outer membrane lipoprotein, giving the protein MKKIFSMLIGGVALVSLASSCADSAYDDKYADPSKTTTVGIPQVFTGLMFKGNTWMNPIYYRHWVQSTTSGIFSGIIGTNNSRGRYMGSGTGRYDDRWKNFYDMVTQLRLLEYNYENLAEAEKPTNLVFYYLGRTLVESQLHEMLSLFGDVPFNGAGTLWRDGDYNAAKEKCVYDDDAVLYKQILTNLKEVGDYFAGGNVNSIGLSSLARQDYTIAAGDAKIWQKYVNSLRLRIALHLSTAGDCVTEAHAAIAEILNNPSQYPLIDNNTENMGVTADTQSDNFNFGKSLSQALRSGGMAACSQTVLNAMNVPSNGIPDAKTDPRLEVMYDCNPDGEYIAYDVMMTDAEISNLSDQKHKEYVDRGMTQANYFCEIDTIAAAGWESYQGNENIFGLWLSAAEVSFSKAEAYLMGYGVTADANKAKTFFVEGVKLSTEYYWDMKETSSLYKTGNDSYRGFRPLVRPTDSEITAYAESIWKPTQEAVCTQLWLNFGFMNKLEAWNVVRRTGYPVIEFATDNQASSYPTPPNRLPYPSDELTYNSDNCQAAIAKNYEESTGYYTNLFWAKKDYYKMVR; this is encoded by the coding sequence ATGAAAAAGATATTTTCAATGTTAATAGGAGGAGTCGCATTGGTATCACTTGCCTCTTCATGCGCCGATTCAGCGTATGATGATAAGTATGCCGATCCTTCCAAGACAACAACAGTTGGTATTCCACAGGTATTCACCGGCTTGATGTTCAAAGGTAATACATGGATGAATCCGATTTACTATCGTCATTGGGTACAATCTACCACATCCGGTATTTTCTCCGGAATTATCGGTACCAATAATTCACGTGGTCGCTATATGGGATCCGGTACAGGCCGTTACGATGACCGTTGGAAGAACTTTTACGATATGGTAACCCAGCTACGTTTACTGGAATATAACTACGAGAATCTTGCGGAGGCAGAAAAGCCTACCAACCTGGTGTTCTATTATTTGGGTCGTACATTGGTTGAATCACAGTTACATGAAATGTTGTCTTTGTTCGGCGATGTTCCTTTCAACGGAGCCGGTACACTTTGGAGAGACGGTGACTACAACGCAGCCAAAGAAAAATGCGTTTACGACGACGACGCAGTATTATATAAACAGATTCTTACCAATCTGAAAGAGGTAGGCGACTATTTCGCAGGAGGTAATGTAAATTCAATCGGTCTTAGTTCATTAGCTCGTCAGGATTATACAATAGCTGCCGGTGATGCAAAAATTTGGCAGAAATATGTGAACTCACTCCGTCTGCGTATTGCCCTTCATTTGTCAACTGCCGGCGATTGTGTCACTGAAGCGCATGCAGCCATTGCTGAAATCCTGAATAATCCGAGCCAATATCCGCTTATTGACAACAATACAGAGAATATGGGAGTGACAGCCGACACCCAGTCGGATAACTTCAACTTCGGTAAGTCTTTGTCACAGGCACTTCGCTCAGGAGGTATGGCAGCTTGTTCACAGACTGTTTTGAATGCAATGAACGTACCGAGTAACGGTATCCCCGATGCTAAAACCGACCCGCGCCTGGAGGTTATGTACGATTGTAATCCCGATGGTGAATATATCGCTTACGATGTCATGATGACTGATGCTGAAATTTCTAATTTGTCAGATCAAAAACATAAGGAATATGTAGACAGGGGCATGACACAAGCTAACTATTTCTGTGAAATCGACACCATCGCCGCTGCCGGTTGGGAATCATATCAAGGAAATGAAAACATCTTCGGATTATGGTTGAGCGCAGCAGAGGTTAGCTTCAGCAAGGCAGAAGCTTATTTAATGGGGTACGGCGTAACAGCCGATGCCAACAAGGCGAAAACGTTCTTCGTGGAAGGTGTGAAACTGTCTACCGAATATTATTGGGATATGAAAGAAACAAGCTCTCTTTATAAGACAGGAAATGACAGCTACAGAGGATTCCGTCCACTGGTTAGACCGACAGACAGTGAAATCACAGCATACGCTGAAAGTATCTGGAAGCCGACACAGGAAGCAGTCTGCACACAGTTATGGCTGAACTTCGGTTTCATGAACAAGTTGGAAGCTTGGAACGTGGTACGTCGTACCGGTTATCCTGTAATTGAATTCGCAACAGACAATCAAGCATCTTCTTACCCGACTCCTCCGAACCGTCTGCCCTATCCGAGCGATGAGTTGACTTACAACAGCGACAACTGCCAGGCAGCCATCGCCAAGAACTACGAAGAGTCAACAGGTTATTATACCAACCTGTTCTGGGCAAAGAAGGATTATTACAAGATGGTTAGATAA
- a CDS encoding PepSY domain-containing protein has protein sequence MKKGAHFLFGLHRIAGTIIALFFLMWFVSGLVLVYHSFPRVDKAVQYEKMEMLPSSLPDIDNYLEQIPDKGKIRKINVRQFQGQTLFSVATKDSTYTFCTDTLQSVKPVTFDYIMQVAQDWVNAPILKVDTLHKREQWIMYSRYVREMPIYKFYFDDKDKHQLYIAARSGEVLQFTSSTQRFWAWVGYIPHTFYIPFLRQNTDAWTNTLTVAGIIGMLAGLTGLYVGITVLYRRYKQKRTLEIPYRKRWYRWHHILGLILGIFIVTWGLSGALSLQRIPRWIINIEGDYSVSPEKLRGKTFPLNNYKLDYRQLKEAYPDLKQVEWTYYGDLPVYDIIAGDQKLMIDASLPEVKNLFLSEETIARAIRKMHGEDVAFHISMIDRYDEYYLSIDNTRPLPVYKVDVDNYDRSVYYIDPTTGNHKYLNTNRRVKKWLFSAFHYLDIRWLVERHTLWTIALWTLCLGGAFLSFTGVWLGVKYIYRKLRRR, from the coding sequence ATGAAGAAGGGAGCTCATTTCTTATTTGGTTTACATCGGATTGCAGGAACTATTATAGCTTTGTTTTTCCTGATGTGGTTTGTCTCCGGGTTAGTGTTGGTCTATCATAGTTTTCCCCGGGTAGACAAAGCTGTTCAATATGAAAAAATGGAAATGCTCCCTTCTTCATTACCTGATATAGATAATTATCTGGAACAAATTCCGGATAAAGGTAAGATTCGGAAAATAAATGTTCGCCAGTTTCAGGGACAGACATTGTTCTCAGTAGCGACAAAGGATAGTACGTATACTTTTTGTACTGACACCTTACAATCCGTTAAACCGGTTACATTCGATTATATCATGCAGGTTGCCCAGGATTGGGTAAATGCTCCCATATTGAAAGTGGATACGCTTCATAAGCGCGAGCAATGGATCATGTATAGCCGTTATGTGCGGGAAATGCCTATTTATAAATTTTATTTTGATGATAAAGATAAGCACCAGCTTTATATAGCTGCCCGTTCCGGGGAAGTGCTTCAGTTTACCTCTTCTACCCAACGTTTCTGGGCCTGGGTAGGATATATCCCTCATACTTTTTATATCCCTTTCCTACGCCAGAATACCGATGCCTGGACGAATACGCTGACTGTTGCCGGAATCATAGGCATGCTGGCCGGGCTGACTGGCTTATACGTCGGTATTACAGTTCTTTACAGAAGATATAAGCAGAAAAGGACATTAGAGATCCCATATCGTAAACGCTGGTATCGCTGGCATCATATACTGGGATTGATCCTCGGAATATTCATAGTTACCTGGGGATTGAGTGGTGCTCTTTCTTTGCAAAGAATACCTCGTTGGATTATTAATATAGAGGGAGATTACAGTGTTAGCCCGGAAAAACTCCGCGGAAAAACTTTCCCTTTGAATAACTATAAACTGGATTACAGACAGCTGAAAGAGGCCTATCCCGATTTGAAACAGGTGGAATGGACTTACTATGGCGATCTTCCTGTCTATGATATTATTGCCGGAGATCAAAAACTGATGATCGATGCCTCTTTGCCGGAAGTCAAGAACTTATTCTTATCGGAAGAAACGATCGCTCGTGCCATCAGGAAGATGCATGGCGAAGATGTGGCTTTCCATATCTCTATGATCGATCGTTACGACGAATATTATCTTTCTATCGATAATACCCGCCCATTACCTGTCTATAAAGTAGACGTCGACAATTACGACCGTAGTGTTTATTATATCGATCCGACTACCGGAAATCATAAATACCTCAACACCAACCGGAGGGTAAAGAAATGGCTGTTCAGCGCTTTTCATTATCTGGATATCCGTTGGTTAGTAGAAAGACATACCTTGTGGACTATCGCCCTGTGGACGCTATGTCTGGGGGGAGCCTTTCTTTCCTTTACAGGAGTATGGCTGGGTGTAAAATATATCTACCGGAAGCTAAGGAGGCGATAA
- a CDS encoding MATE family efflux transporter codes for MQGTKNLTQGPIKRQLFNLALPIMGTSFIQMAYSITDMAWVGRLGSEAVAAIGAVGILTWMTNSISLLNKVGSEVSVGQSIGARNEEDARNYSSHNLTIALIISICWGLLLFVFANPIIGVYKLEAPIAANAVEYLRIVSTAFPFIFLSAAFTGIHNAAGLSKIPFYISGTGLIINMILDPVFIFVFDMGTAGTAWATWLSQATVCAIFVYQLKWRSRLLGGFTFFVKLKKSYSKRILQLGLPVAMLNTLFAIINIFMARTASTYGGHIGLMTLTAGGQIEAIAWNTSQGFSTALSAFVAQNYAASEKNRVLEAYHTTLKMTTVFGILCTLLFVFYGSEVFSLIVPQREAYEAGGIFLRIDGYSMLFMMLEITMQGLFYGTGRTVPPAIISITFNSLRIPMAIALSAMGLGIVGVWWAISISSMLKGVVAFIWFSALQKKILK; via the coding sequence ATGCAAGGAACAAAGAACCTGACACAAGGTCCCATCAAACGCCAATTATTCAATCTGGCATTACCAATCATGGGAACTTCTTTTATTCAGATGGCTTATAGCATTACCGATATGGCCTGGGTAGGGCGTCTGGGAAGTGAAGCTGTTGCCGCCATCGGGGCCGTCGGCATCCTGACCTGGATGACCAACTCGATCTCCTTATTAAACAAAGTCGGTTCGGAAGTAAGCGTCGGACAAAGCATCGGTGCACGTAACGAAGAGGATGCACGGAATTATTCATCCCATAACCTCACCATCGCCCTGATCATTTCTATCTGTTGGGGATTACTATTGTTCGTCTTTGCAAACCCTATCATCGGAGTTTATAAACTGGAGGCACCTATTGCGGCCAACGCCGTCGAATATCTACGGATCGTATCCACAGCATTCCCTTTTATATTCCTGTCTGCAGCTTTTACAGGTATTCACAATGCAGCTGGATTAAGTAAAATCCCGTTCTACATCAGTGGAACGGGACTTATCATAAATATGATACTCGATCCGGTATTTATCTTTGTATTCGACATGGGAACTGCCGGAACAGCCTGGGCAACCTGGCTGTCGCAAGCAACGGTTTGTGCCATATTCGTATATCAACTGAAATGGAGAAGCAGGTTGCTGGGAGGTTTCACCTTCTTTGTCAAGCTAAAAAAGAGTTATTCAAAAAGGATTCTTCAGTTAGGATTACCTGTCGCCATGCTAAACACATTATTTGCCATTATCAACATATTCATGGCCCGCACAGCGTCTACCTATGGCGGACATATCGGCTTAATGACGCTTACTGCCGGAGGGCAAATAGAGGCTATAGCCTGGAATACTTCACAAGGATTCAGTACAGCTCTAAGCGCATTTGTCGCCCAAAACTATGCGGCTTCAGAAAAGAACAGGGTGTTGGAGGCTTACCATACGACGTTAAAGATGACAACCGTATTCGGTATTCTTTGCACTTTATTATTCGTCTTCTACGGTAGTGAAGTTTTCTCCCTGATCGTTCCTCAAAGAGAAGCTTACGAGGCGGGAGGTATTTTCTTGCGGATAGACGGTTATTCGATGTTATTCATGATGCTTGAGATAACGATGCAAGGCCTGTTCTACGGTACAGGGCGAACGGTCCCTCCTGCAATTATCAGCATAACATTCAACTCGCTGCGTATACCGATGGCGATCGCTTTATCAGCCATGGGATTAGGGATTGTCGGCGTTTGGTGGGCGATCAGTATCTCCAGTATGCTGAAAGGGGTTGTTGCTTTTATCTGGTTCAGTGCGTTGCAGAAGAAAATATTGAAGTAG